Proteins from a genomic interval of uncultured Campylobacter sp.:
- a CDS encoding tetratricopeptide repeat protein: MFKKIYLTLLLVALASAQTDFEIATKKYLQDVNSEKAASLYEKSCKSDKNAVSCYMAASIKSLAIYDQDSADVQPEILSQALALYKNACELGYARGCEAAGDLYDAPTLKDETGADETGGEKSAEFYEKACETKNADACLRIAKKYDDVAKFTDALKYYKLACEAGEGEGCYNAADIYESGDATPKNDAQAAKFYDLACQNGFNRGCVKFKKLSK, translated from the coding sequence ATGTTTAAGAAAATTTATTTGACTCTACTTTTAGTTGCTCTAGCATCGGCGCAGACGGACTTTGAGATCGCTACGAAAAAATACCTGCAAGACGTAAATAGCGAAAAAGCGGCGTCGCTTTACGAAAAATCGTGCAAGAGCGATAAAAACGCCGTAAGCTGCTATATGGCGGCATCTATAAAATCGCTTGCTATTTACGATCAAGATAGCGCAGATGTGCAGCCGGAGATACTTTCGCAGGCCCTTGCGCTATATAAAAATGCCTGCGAGCTAGGCTACGCGCGAGGTTGCGAGGCGGCAGGCGATCTTTACGACGCGCCGACTTTAAAAGATGAAACCGGCGCAGATGAAACAGGCGGCGAGAAGTCGGCTGAATTTTACGAAAAAGCCTGCGAGACAAAAAACGCAGACGCTTGCTTAAGAATAGCTAAAAAGTACGACGATGTCGCTAAATTTACCGATGCGTTAAAATACTATAAGCTTGCTTGCGAGGCTGGAGAGGGCGAGGGCTGCTATAATGCGGCTGATATCTACGAATCAGGCGACGCAACGCCTAAAAACGATGCTCAAGCTGCTAAATTTTACGACCTAGCTTGCCAAAACGGCTTTAATCGAGGTTG
- a CDS encoding tetratricopeptide repeat protein, whose translation MLRKIALTMFLAVWAFGLGSFEEAAAELAQNEFDKALELFEKSCEEKNAAGCYAAGFINDNNFVKDSNTTKSFAQFSKACEMGDMDGCKSLGEIYENGRGGQEIDDKKSMQLYQKACSGGVGAACWKLAGYYDEGRGVEQNLAEAFKFYQAACGYEDADGCFAQADMYEKGDGAKKDVAKAYELYGLACDYGSIGACAEFRRLYKDKK comes from the coding sequence ATGCTAAGAAAAATAGCTTTAACCATGTTTTTAGCGGTGTGGGCTTTTGGGCTGGGCTCATTTGAGGAGGCTGCGGCCGAGCTAGCGCAAAACGAGTTTGATAAGGCTTTAGAGTTGTTTGAGAAGTCCTGCGAGGAGAAAAACGCCGCTGGCTGCTATGCCGCAGGCTTTATAAACGACAATAACTTTGTCAAAGATTCAAATACTACCAAAAGCTTTGCGCAGTTTTCTAAAGCCTGCGAAATGGGCGATATGGACGGATGCAAATCCCTAGGCGAAATCTATGAAAACGGCCGCGGCGGTCAAGAGATAGATGATAAAAAGTCTATGCAGCTTTACCAAAAAGCCTGCAGCGGCGGAGTAGGCGCGGCTTGTTGGAAATTAGCCGGTTATTACGACGAGGGCAGAGGTGTAGAGCAAAATTTAGCAGAGGCGTTTAAATTTTATCAGGCGGCTTGCGGCTACGAGGATGCCGACGGTTGCTTCGCGCAGGCTGATATGTACGAAAAAGGCGACGGCGCAAAAAAAGACGTCGCAAAAGCGTACGAACTTTACGGTTTAGCCTGCGATTACGGCTCTATAGGCGCTTGCGCCGAGTTTAGACGACTCTATAAAGACAAAAAATAA
- a CDS encoding NUDIX hydrolase — protein MDTAVKNIKIENLTSPRYVKPYQISFDLCGRPVRWECVKAHDSVSALLYHEDKDAFLLVKQFRPAVWFNIQSAKTGPLNLTQEGEEGYTYELCAGLMDKGKSEEQTVIEEIAEETGFAASKVERITSTRGALGFGGARQTMFFAAINDDMKIGEGGGIDGENIELAYVPVKDARKFMFDESKSKAAGLLFAFMWFFDKFNR, from the coding sequence ATGGATACTGCTGTAAAAAATATCAAGATAGAAAATTTAACCTCTCCGCGCTACGTAAAGCCGTATCAAATTTCGTTTGATCTGTGCGGAAGGCCCGTTAGATGGGAGTGCGTAAAGGCTCACGACAGCGTCTCGGCCCTACTTTATCACGAGGATAAAGACGCGTTTTTGCTGGTTAAGCAGTTTCGCCCCGCCGTTTGGTTTAATATCCAAAGCGCAAAAACGGGGCCGCTAAATTTAACGCAAGAGGGCGAGGAAGGCTATACCTACGAGCTTTGCGCGGGGCTAATGGATAAAGGTAAAAGCGAGGAGCAGACCGTCATCGAGGAGATCGCCGAGGAGACGGGCTTTGCGGCTAGTAAGGTAGAGCGCATAACCTCCACGCGCGGCGCGCTAGGTTTTGGCGGGGCGAGGCAGACGATGTTTTTTGCCGCGATAAACGATGATATGAAAATCGGCGAGGGCGGCGGTATAGACGGCGAAAATATCGAGCTAGCCTACGTGCCGGTTAAAGATGCGCGCAAATTTATGTTTGACGAGAGTAAAAGCAAGGCTGCGGGATTACTTTTTGCTTTTATGTGGTTTTTTGATAAATTTAACCGCTAG
- the mgtE gene encoding magnesium transporter encodes MEENEQLNEAKELLDSHLNETIDEELSAADLAHHLKTLKKHDEELFAEYLEKLDPEMLGDVAIEMPDHMLKDVIEQLPAEKIVEALEELESDDATDLLQYIEDIDENKARELFNELDRENQNEILRLRSYEEDRAGAHMQTELFSAHLEEKLGNAVARLRREKQEGKLENVSQLFIVDKEGVLEYAIPLEDLILFDFSKTLMQNIEEAQADGYKPHVANDMDLMQDVAVMVQDYDLNVIAVTSSTGILLGRITADDIHDYIQESATEQIYNLAGVDDEAEEEDTSLVKATRARAVWLLVNLFTALISSSIIGLFDDTIASYVALAVLMPIVASMGGNTGTQALTVTVRRLTLGEIEFKNAAVALKREVGIALINGLTFACLMGVIASIWFSRPMLGVVIGASMLINLFFAGFFGTLIPLSLKKFNIDPAVGSAVLLTTVTDTVGFFSFLGLAKWILL; translated from the coding sequence ATGGAAGAAAACGAGCAATTAAACGAAGCCAAAGAGCTGCTAGACTCGCACCTAAACGAGACGATCGACGAGGAGCTAAGCGCGGCTGACCTAGCCCACCACCTAAAAACGCTAAAAAAGCACGACGAGGAGCTTTTTGCCGAGTATCTAGAAAAGCTAGATCCCGAGATGCTGGGCGACGTAGCCATCGAGATGCCCGATCACATGCTAAAAGACGTGATCGAGCAACTACCCGCAGAAAAGATCGTAGAAGCGCTAGAAGAGCTAGAAAGCGACGACGCGACCGATTTGCTTCAATACATCGAAGACATCGATGAAAACAAGGCCAGAGAGCTTTTTAACGAGCTAGATAGAGAAAATCAAAACGAAATTTTAAGGCTTAGAAGCTACGAAGAAGATAGAGCCGGCGCGCACATGCAAACTGAGCTTTTCTCTGCGCATTTAGAGGAAAAGCTAGGAAACGCCGTAGCTAGGCTTAGGCGCGAGAAGCAAGAGGGCAAGCTAGAAAACGTCTCGCAGCTTTTTATCGTCGATAAAGAGGGTGTTTTGGAGTATGCAATCCCGCTTGAAGACCTGATACTTTTTGATTTTTCAAAGACCTTAATGCAAAACATAGAAGAAGCGCAAGCAGATGGCTACAAGCCCCACGTCGCAAACGATATGGACCTCATGCAAGACGTAGCCGTCATGGTGCAAGACTACGACCTAAACGTCATCGCAGTAACTAGCAGCACCGGCATACTGCTAGGCCGAATAACCGCCGACGATATCCACGACTACATCCAAGAAAGCGCCACGGAGCAAATTTATAACCTAGCCGGCGTCGATGACGAGGCCGAGGAGGAGGACACGAGCCTAGTAAAGGCTACCCGCGCGCGCGCCGTTTGGCTGCTGGTAAATTTATTTACCGCGCTTATTAGCTCCAGCATCATCGGACTTTTTGACGATACGATCGCTAGTTACGTGGCTCTTGCCGTGCTGATGCCTATCGTGGCATCCATGGGCGGAAACACCGGCACGCAGGCGCTTACCGTAACCGTGCGCCGACTGACCTTGGGAGAAATCGAGTTTAAAAACGCCGCCGTCGCGCTAAAACGCGAGGTAGGCATCGCGCTCATAAACGGGCTAACCTTTGCTTGCTTGATGGGAGTCATCGCTTCGATTTGGTTTAGTCGCCCGATGCTAGGCGTGGTTATCGGCGCTTCGATGCTTATAAATTTATTTTTTGCCGGATTTTTCGGTACTTTGATACCGCTAAGCTTAAAGAAATTTAACATCGATCCCGCCGTCGGCTCTGCCGTGCTGCTTACCACTGTTACCGATACGGTAGGATTTTTTAGCTTTTTAGGACTGGCAAAATGGATACTGCTGTAA
- a CDS encoding peptidoglycan DD-metalloendopeptidase family protein, translated as MRKFSLALLLTVNLFAVEPAQPTVQELSWPNGDTFLTFLEKNSIPLSLYYDMDSDDKEFVSEIKAGVSYQILRDEKGGISQVLIPVNEELQAQIYKDNDGKYNFQLSSISYQTHRRVLSMPITVSPSQDIQDATGSAALAHGFYLAMKSEVPESEFKKLKKGDRLAMEYTQKTRLGRTFGVPEIHWASIQIGDKKYVTYKFENKYYDKSGKKNDKFLLTRPIANARITSPFTPKRYHPILKRYKAHLGVDYGAPKGTPIKAAGDGTVKFVGTKSGYGKVVIVGHVGGYETLYAHSSGFAKGIQSGVKVKQGQLIAYVGSTGMSTGSHLHFGVYKNGNAINPENEIKVAKNIFAQTENAKFQKYIKQFETKIKDAATNDEIPEKEEKFGAVSELGEVKFTPKADENLTATDEKSTSVDRDANLTAKTEANETKPDENLTNELKIGVEENNATKAELNLTVKADVNLTSEVKSQDEKDVNLTKTGPADTNLTVKSEQNLTGKTDVNVSQAVNLAATKEAKTESGSAAQKEKNKKTDSKKSSKNAKDKEKSKSNDKKKEKSKSESKKKKDVNASKDKSKKQKQTADKKAKSKDKTAGSSDKKSK; from the coding sequence ATGAGGAAATTTTCATTAGCTTTACTGCTGACGGTAAATTTATTCGCCGTAGAGCCTGCTCAACCTACCGTTCAGGAGCTTAGCTGGCCTAACGGAGATACGTTTTTAACGTTTTTAGAAAAAAACTCCATCCCGCTTTCTCTTTATTATGATATGGATTCAGACGATAAGGAGTTTGTAAGCGAGATAAAAGCGGGCGTCTCGTATCAAATTTTAAGAGACGAAAAAGGCGGGATAAGCCAGGTGCTAATCCCCGTAAACGAGGAACTTCAAGCGCAAATTTATAAAGATAACGACGGAAAGTATAATTTTCAGCTTTCCTCGATCTCGTATCAGACGCATAGACGCGTGCTTAGTATGCCTATTACGGTTTCGCCTTCGCAAGATATCCAAGACGCTACGGGCAGCGCGGCTTTGGCGCACGGATTTTATCTGGCTATGAAGAGCGAAGTGCCGGAAAGCGAGTTTAAAAAGCTAAAAAAAGGCGACAGGCTCGCGATGGAATACACGCAAAAAACTAGGCTCGGACGAACGTTTGGCGTACCTGAAATACACTGGGCGTCGATACAAATCGGCGATAAAAAATACGTCACGTATAAATTCGAAAACAAATACTACGACAAAAGCGGTAAGAAAAACGATAAATTTTTGCTAACCAGACCGATAGCAAACGCCCGCATCACTTCGCCTTTTACACCAAAGCGCTATCATCCGATACTAAAGCGTTATAAAGCGCATCTAGGCGTGGATTACGGCGCTCCTAAAGGCACTCCTATAAAGGCTGCCGGCGACGGAACGGTTAAATTCGTCGGAACCAAAAGCGGCTACGGCAAGGTCGTCATCGTCGGGCACGTCGGCGGCTACGAGACGCTATACGCGCATTCTAGCGGCTTTGCTAAGGGCATACAAAGCGGCGTAAAAGTAAAGCAGGGGCAACTCATCGCTTACGTAGGCAGTACCGGCATGAGTACGGGCTCGCACCTGCACTTTGGCGTCTATAAAAACGGCAATGCGATAAATCCCGAAAATGAGATAAAGGTGGCTAAAAATATCTTTGCCCAGACGGAAAACGCTAAATTTCAAAAATACATAAAGCAGTTTGAAACAAAGATCAAAGATGCCGCTACTAATGACGAAATCCCGGAAAAAGAGGAAAAATTCGGCGCCGTATCGGAGCTGGGCGAGGTTAAATTTACGCCAAAAGCCGACGAAAACCTAACGGCGACAGACGAAAAATCGACAAGCGTTGATAGGGATGCGAATCTAACCGCAAAGACCGAAGCCAACGAGACGAAGCCGGACGAAAATTTAACAAATGAGTTAAAAATCGGCGTAGAAGAAAATAACGCGACGAAAGCGGAGCTAAATTTGACCGTAAAAGCCGACGTAAATTTAACAAGCGAAGTTAAATCCCAAGATGAAAAGGACGTTAATCTAACCAAAACCGGCCCGGCCGATACGAATTTGACGGTAAAATCCGAGCAAAATTTAACCGGTAAAACGGACGTAAACGTAAGCCAAGCCGTAAATTTAGCAGCGACTAAAGAGGCGAAAACGGAGTCTGGCTCGGCTGCCCAAAAAGAAAAAAATAAAAAGACGGACTCTAAAAAATCCAGCAAAAACGCAAAAGATAAAGAAAAATCAAAATCAAACGACAAGAAAAAAGAGAAGTCAAAAAGCGAGTCCAAAAAGAAAAAGGACGTAAACGCTAGCAAAGATAAGTCCAAAAAACAAAAACAGACCGCCGATAAAAAGGCCAAATCAAAAGATAAAACCGCCGGGTCAAGCGACAAAAAGAGTAAATGA
- a CDS encoding plasminogen-binding N-terminal domain-containing protein has product MKKFLLLLAAACLGFAAEFSMREYKTPLISVDEGVGTIIDGSDIVVGSSGVVMHKFEGSQSSIIARAVVTQKSGGFAKVRFEVFDALAQKALPLPGILPKSGDELILNYLYDRSLIVVPNKEIYAEVTNAFKDITFIHPDIVGSYLSYEYKPNPSRDDFRKMCNQSAAGLIFIAMNNEALFADCQSFEPLKRFQSGAVKYYQLPFYTRVKDIDTVFWKWGSEQISDFDRHYKALLKEK; this is encoded by the coding sequence TTGAAAAAATTTCTTTTACTTTTAGCGGCGGCTTGCCTTGGCTTTGCGGCCGAGTTTTCGATGAGGGAGTATAAAACCCCGCTAATAAGCGTGGATGAGGGCGTAGGCACGATCATAGACGGCTCAGATATCGTCGTAGGCAGTAGCGGCGTCGTGATGCATAAATTTGAAGGCTCTCAAAGCTCAATCATCGCTCGCGCCGTAGTCACGCAAAAAAGCGGCGGCTTTGCCAAGGTCAGGTTTGAGGTATTTGACGCGCTAGCGCAAAAAGCCCTGCCTCTGCCGGGAATTTTACCTAAAAGCGGCGACGAGCTAATCCTAAACTACCTCTACGACCGCTCGCTCATCGTCGTGCCAAACAAAGAAATTTACGCCGAAGTAACGAATGCGTTTAAAGATATTACCTTTATCCACCCAGATATCGTGGGTTCGTACCTAAGCTACGAGTATAAGCCAAACCCTAGCCGCGACGACTTTCGTAAAATGTGCAACCAAAGCGCTGCTGGGCTAATATTTATCGCTATGAATAACGAAGCGCTTTTTGCCGACTGCCAGAGTTTCGAGCCGCTAAAACGCTTCCAAAGCGGCGCGGTCAAATACTACCAGCTGCCTTTTTACACTCGCGTCAAGGACATCGATACGGTGTTTTGGAAATGGGGCTCGGAGCAAATCAGCGACTTTGACCGCCACTATAAGGCGCTTTTGAAAGAAAAATGA
- a CDS encoding FAD-linked oxidase C-terminal domain-containing protein yields the protein MLDKHTKFFVNLLGADNAYFDDAHRIAYCYDATKKRHLPDGVLFPRHEKDVSEILKYCNENKIIIVPRGAGSGFTGGALAHEGGVVLAFEKHMNKILEIDMQNMVAVVQPGCININLQREAEKLGLFYPPDPASQDYSTLGGNVSENAGGMRAAKYGITKDYVMALRAVLPSGEVIRAGKRTIKDVAGYNIAGILIASEGTLAVITEITLKLIAKPKFRKTAMGIFPSVNAAMNAVYKTMTAGVTPVAMEFLDALCIRAVETKFNKGLPQDAGALLITDVDGDVLDGLEQDLATIERVFRENGASEFRRARDESERNDIWFARRNCSQAINIYGNLKLNEDITVPRSKLPELLERIGGVAKKYGVQVPCFGHTGDGNVHTNVMVVDKTDPAQVESGHKAIEEIFKIAVELGGTLSGEHGIGISKAEFMPLAFTPAEMELFRSIKKAFDPNNILNPFKMGL from the coding sequence ATGCTTGATAAACACACTAAATTTTTCGTAAATTTACTAGGCGCGGACAACGCCTACTTCGACGACGCGCACAGGATCGCCTACTGCTACGACGCGACGAAAAAGCGCCATTTACCGGACGGCGTTCTTTTCCCGCGCCACGAAAAAGACGTTAGCGAGATTTTAAAATACTGCAACGAAAATAAAATAATAATCGTGCCTAGGGGTGCGGGTAGCGGCTTTACGGGAGGGGCGCTAGCGCACGAGGGCGGCGTGGTGCTTGCTTTTGAAAAGCACATGAATAAAATCTTAGAAATCGACATGCAAAACATGGTCGCCGTCGTGCAACCGGGCTGTATAAATATAAATTTGCAGCGCGAAGCCGAGAAGCTAGGCCTTTTCTACCCGCCAGACCCCGCCAGCCAGGACTACTCGACGCTAGGCGGTAACGTCAGCGAAAACGCAGGCGGCATGCGCGCGGCAAAATACGGCATCACCAAAGACTACGTCATGGCGCTGCGAGCCGTGCTACCTAGCGGCGAGGTCATAAGAGCGGGCAAACGCACGATAAAAGACGTCGCGGGATACAATATCGCAGGCATTTTAATCGCCAGCGAAGGCACGCTAGCGGTAATAACCGAGATCACGCTAAAACTCATCGCAAAACCTAAATTTAGAAAAACGGCGATGGGAATTTTCCCTAGCGTAAACGCCGCGATGAACGCCGTTTATAAGACGATGACAGCAGGCGTGACGCCCGTAGCTATGGAGTTTTTAGACGCGCTTTGCATACGCGCGGTCGAGACTAAATTTAACAAAGGCCTACCACAAGATGCGGGCGCTTTGCTCATCACCGACGTGGACGGCGACGTTTTAGACGGGCTAGAGCAGGATCTTGCTACGATAGAGCGAGTGTTTAGAGAAAACGGCGCTAGCGAATTTAGACGCGCTAGAGACGAGAGCGAGCGAAACGACATCTGGTTTGCTCGCCGCAACTGCTCGCAGGCGATAAATATCTACGGAAATTTAAAACTAAACGAGGACATCACCGTGCCGCGCTCAAAGCTGCCAGAGCTGCTAGAGCGTATCGGCGGCGTCGCTAAAAAATACGGCGTGCAGGTGCCGTGCTTCGGCCACACTGGGGATGGCAACGTGCACACTAACGTCATGGTCGTTGATAAAACCGACCCGGCGCAGGTAGAGAGCGGACACAAGGCGATCGAGGAAATTTTTAAGATCGCGGTGGAGCTTGGCGGCACGCTTAGTGGCGAGCACGGCATCGGTATCAGCAAGGCCGAGTTTATGCCGCTTGCCTTTACGCCTGCTGAAATGGAGCTTTTTAGAAGTATCAAAAAGGCGTTTGATCCGAACAATATCTTAAATCCGTTTAAGATGGGGCTGTAG
- a CDS encoding YihY family inner membrane protein, with protein sequence MTPQKFEKIKQTLKIWLTAMLKIKDKQLLHYASSLSFHTMLSIIPVLLISLSLFTQMPSFSVYYAKIKEFIFAQLLPSNQDAISNYIETFLQNSSSLGILGLGAIIFTSIMFFADYEYVINRIMHTQSRKFWNSLSAYWTLITLAPLGLGLSFYLSNLFQDMLNSSTYTKWINFLSIFPYLIIWAIFCVTYLISINRQIALKNALFSSFVASLIWYLGKSIFVFYAANNKTYLSIYGSFSVVLLFFVWIYVSWIIFLYGVKLCAYLEKAGESDKEA encoded by the coding sequence ATGACCCCGCAAAAATTTGAAAAGATAAAACAGACGCTTAAAATTTGGCTCACGGCGATGCTAAAGATCAAGGACAAGCAGCTGCTGCACTACGCATCAAGCCTAAGCTTTCACACGATGCTCTCCATCATCCCCGTGCTGCTCATCTCGCTTTCGCTCTTTACGCAGATGCCAAGTTTTAGCGTCTATTACGCCAAGATTAAGGAATTTATATTCGCCCAGCTACTACCCTCAAACCAAGACGCGATCTCAAACTACATCGAGACTTTTTTGCAAAACAGCTCGAGCCTTGGCATCCTCGGCCTTGGCGCCATCATCTTTACTTCGATCATGTTTTTTGCTGATTACGAGTACGTCATCAACCGCATCATGCACACGCAAAGCCGCAAATTTTGGAACTCGCTAAGCGCATATTGGACGCTCATTACGCTGGCTCCTTTGGGGCTTGGACTTAGTTTTTATCTCTCAAATTTATTTCAAGATATGCTAAACTCCAGCACCTACACGAAGTGGATAAATTTTCTAAGCATTTTTCCGTACCTCATCATTTGGGCGATATTTTGCGTGACGTACCTCATCTCGATAAACCGCCAAATAGCCCTAAAAAACGCGCTTTTTAGCTCATTCGTCGCCTCGCTCATCTGGTATCTTGGCAAAAGCATATTCGTCTTTTACGCCGCAAACAACAAAACCTATCTTAGCATCTACGGTTCGTTTTCGGTGGTGCTGCTATTTTTCGTGTGGATTTACGTGTCGTGGATCATCTTTCTTTACGGCGTAAAGCTGTGCGCGTATCTGGAAAAAGCGGGCGAGAGCGACAAAGAAGCTTAA
- a CDS encoding ComEC/Rec2 family competence protein, with product MQKPQRKSIFENAREVYVFCLTCALVFALNLGFSYYKFREFKAQDGVILQAKILQNYEKTNAKGKIYRVLKLKTRDFSFYTTTRADFDAGANEQILIGAENKNVKFKEYLSGSFFMPSYGVAELRYAASEERIYDKIFEFIAVQHESEKMTELFTALFLATPVGKELRQDVNFYGVAHLIAISGYHLGLIFGALYFILRPIYRYFQARYFPYRNAKFDLSAAIFVVLFCYLALIGFVPSFLRAFLMSLLALFLLARNVRVVSFELLFVVICAAVSLMPSLLFSVGFYFSCMGLFYIYLYLRHFGERFSNLSNAILLNFWVFSAMILPVVYFFPLVSVQQLAVLPLTPIFSLFYPISALLHAFGAGGALDEYLLEFLSWRAKGVNLSVPFWLFLLYNALSLASVKSKILATVIVPLNLLCFAALF from the coding sequence TTGCAAAAGCCGCAACGTAAATCTATCTTTGAAAACGCGCGCGAGGTTTATGTGTTTTGCCTTACGTGCGCACTCGTTTTTGCGCTAAATTTGGGCTTTAGCTACTATAAATTTCGAGAATTTAAAGCCCAAGACGGCGTTATCCTACAAGCTAAAATTTTACAAAACTACGAAAAAACTAACGCAAAAGGCAAAATTTACCGCGTTTTGAAGCTAAAAACGCGCGATTTTAGCTTTTATACGACGACGCGAGCGGACTTTGACGCTGGAGCGAACGAGCAAATTTTAATCGGCGCCGAAAACAAAAACGTCAAATTTAAAGAGTACCTAAGCGGCTCTTTTTTTATGCCTAGCTACGGCGTAGCCGAACTTAGGTACGCCGCGAGCGAGGAGCGGATTTACGACAAAATTTTTGAGTTTATCGCCGTGCAGCACGAAAGCGAAAAAATGACCGAGCTTTTTACCGCACTTTTTCTTGCCACACCCGTGGGCAAAGAGCTTAGGCAGGACGTAAATTTTTACGGCGTAGCGCACCTCATTGCGATTTCGGGTTATCATTTGGGACTGATTTTTGGGGCGTTATATTTTATTTTGCGCCCGATTTACCGCTATTTTCAGGCGCGCTATTTTCCGTATCGAAACGCCAAATTTGACCTCTCGGCCGCGATCTTTGTGGTTTTATTTTGTTATCTTGCCTTGATCGGTTTCGTGCCGTCCTTTTTGCGGGCGTTTTTGATGAGCTTGCTAGCTCTGTTTTTACTCGCTAGAAACGTGCGCGTCGTTAGCTTTGAGCTGCTTTTCGTCGTGATTTGCGCCGCCGTATCGCTGATGCCCAGCCTGCTTTTTAGCGTAGGATTTTATTTTTCGTGTATGGGCTTGTTTTATATATATCTCTATTTGCGGCACTTCGGCGAGCGATTTTCAAATTTAAGCAACGCTATCTTGCTAAATTTTTGGGTATTTTCGGCGATGATTTTGCCCGTGGTTTACTTTTTCCCGCTCGTTAGCGTCCAGCAGCTAGCCGTCTTGCCGCTCACGCCGATTTTTAGCTTATTTTATCCGATTAGCGCGCTTTTGCACGCGTTTGGCGCAGGCGGCGCGCTTGATGAATACCTGCTAGAATTTCTCTCATGGCGCGCAAAGGGGGTAAATTTGAGCGTGCCGTTTTGGCTGTTTTTACTCTATAATGCGCTAAGTTTAGCAAGCGTCAAAAGCAAAATTTTAGCCACCGTTATCGTGCCCTTAAATTTACTCTGCTTTGCCGCGCTTTTTTAA
- a CDS encoding replicative DNA helicase, translating to MPKENIDMHNLYDLDMERAILASIIYSADNLSEIFDILSPFDFYLRAHGDVYDAMVKCLNENLPVETGFLKTKLGSKFDENVMNEIMGTNSILDVKKYANEIKEKSIKRSLVKIAHQIPSKVSEDKPSRDMVDELSQSFYSLVDGQSAGVVKDAAVIIADVIAHLEKQKLLEDKDIVGIDTGFRQLNEMTKGFKHGDLIIIAARPGMGKTTICLNLMNHVLMRGGGVVFFSLEMPAEQIMLRMLSAKTSIPLQNIMTAKMDDEEWSRLSDACDDMASRKLFVYDSGYVNIHQIRTQMRKLKSAHPEITLCVIDYIGLMMATSNFSDRHLQIAEISRGLKLLARELDMPIIALSQLNRSLESRANKRPMLSDLRESGAIEQDADMILFVYRDEVYREQEEKEAEKKAHADGKEYVRKFVPNKIEEDAEIIVGKNRNGPVGTVEVIFQKEFTRFVDKSFGAAHVAEFNPNA from the coding sequence ATGCCAAAAGAAAACATCGATATGCACAATCTTTACGACCTAGATATGGAGCGCGCGATCCTCGCGTCCATCATCTATAGCGCGGATAATCTAAGCGAAATTTTCGATATCCTAAGCCCGTTTGACTTTTACCTGCGCGCTCACGGCGACGTTTACGACGCGATGGTAAAGTGTCTGAATGAAAATTTGCCCGTAGAAACGGGATTTTTAAAAACCAAGCTTGGAAGTAAATTTGACGAGAACGTTATGAACGAGATCATGGGCACCAACTCGATCCTAGACGTCAAAAAATACGCCAACGAGATCAAAGAAAAATCGATCAAACGAAGCCTCGTCAAAATCGCGCACCAAATTCCAAGCAAAGTGAGCGAGGATAAGCCCAGCCGCGATATGGTGGACGAGCTGAGTCAGAGTTTTTATTCGCTAGTGGACGGGCAGAGCGCTGGCGTAGTCAAGGACGCTGCTGTCATCATCGCAGACGTCATCGCGCACCTAGAAAAGCAAAAACTGCTCGAGGATAAGGATATCGTGGGCATCGACACTGGTTTTCGCCAGCTAAACGAGATGACCAAGGGCTTTAAGCACGGCGACCTCATCATCATCGCGGCGCGCCCGGGTATGGGAAAAACCACGATTTGCTTAAATTTGATGAACCACGTGCTGATGCGCGGCGGCGGAGTCGTGTTTTTCTCGCTTGAGATGCCCGCCGAGCAGATCATGCTGCGTATGCTAAGTGCCAAAACCTCGATCCCGCTACAAAACATAATGACTGCTAAAATGGACGACGAGGAGTGGTCGCGCCTAAGCGACGCGTGCGACGATATGGCTAGCCGTAAGCTTTTCGTCTACGACAGCGGCTACGTAAATATCCATCAGATCCGCACGCAGATGCGCAAGCTCAAGTCCGCCCACCCCGAGATCACGCTGTGCGTCATCGACTACATCGGCCTCATGATGGCGACGTCAAATTTCTCCGATCGCCACCTACAGATCGCCGAAATCTCGCGCGGACTAAAGCTACTAGCGCGCGAGCTAGACATGCCTATCATCGCGCTTAGTCAGCTAAACCGCAGCCTAGAGTCCCGCGCCAACAAGCGCCCGATGCTAAGCGACCTGCGTGAATCAGGCGCCATCGAGCAAGACGCCGATATGATACTTTTTGTGTACCGCGACGAGGTTTACCGCGAACAGGAGGAGAAGGAAGCCGAGAAAAAGGCGCACGCCGATGGCAAGGAGTACGTGCGTAAATTCGTCCCCAATAAGATCGAAGAGGACGCCGAAATCATCGTGGGCAAGAACCGAAACGGCCCGGTCGGCACGGTGGAGGTAATATTTCAGAAGGAATTTACGCGCTTTGTAGATAAGAGCTTTGGCGCCGCGCACGTGGCGGAGTTTAACCCAAACGCCTAA